One genomic segment of Helianthus annuus cultivar XRQ/B chromosome 14, HanXRQr2.0-SUNRISE, whole genome shotgun sequence includes these proteins:
- the LOC110907995 gene encoding diacylglycerol kinase theta has translation MMNKRSSMRTSQSFQQTNNNAAPLGDRYKRSISAVDLFPTSPDQSQQVMHHFTHSHHPIALVNLLDTFTCSGCKERGGAGKRFACQMCDFQLHDFCALSPPFLKSHPLHAHHQLVFYTKPKTGGIRWPTCNVCGKATRGFMFRCNICHFQMHPCCAMLSDQINYPSLHRHPLNLLPPDDQPCGECNRKRSGRLYGCRVCGYHLHAVCAKDLIKGLKVSSEKSGVLGPAVRFASQAVIEFIGGLIDGIGEGVGEALVQNVTRSPAGYSCGTRRM, from the exons ATGATGAACAAGAGGAGCTCCATGAGAACGTCTCAATCATTTCAGCAGACGAATAACAACGCTGCTCCATTGGGCGATCGTTATAAAAGGTCTATTTCCGCCGTAGACCTATTCCCGACTTCTCCTGATCAATCTCAACAGGTGATGCATCATTTCACTCACTCCCACCACCCCATCGCGCTCGTGAACCTGCTGGATACTTTCACCTGCTCTGGCTGCAAAGAGCGAGGCGGTGCGGGCAAGAGGTTCGCATGTCAGATGTGTGATTTCCAGCTTCATGATTTCTGTGCCTTGTCCCCTCCTTTTCTTAAATCCCACCCCCTTCACGCTCACCACCAACTTGTCTTTTATACCAAACCCAAAACAG GGGGGATTCGATGGCCCACATGTAACGTTTGTGGAAAGGCAACAAGAGGGTTTATGTTCAGATGCAACATCTGCCACTTCCAGATGCACCCATGTTGTGCTATGCTTTCTGACCAGATCAACTACCCGTCTCTGCACAGGCACCCCTTGAACCTCTTGCCTCCTGACGATCAGCCCTGTGGAGAGTGCAACAGAAAGAGGTCTGGGCGCCTATACGGGTGCAGGGTTTGCGGGTATCATCTCCATGCAGTGTGTGCCAAGGACTTGATCAAGGGGCTCAAAGTGAGCAGTGAGAAGTCGGGGGTGCTGGGACCGGCCGTCCGGTTCGCTTCACAGGCGGTGATTGAGTTCATCGGGGGACTCATTGACGGAATAGGGGAAGGGGTTGGAGAGGCTCTGGTTCAAAACGTCACCAGGAGTCCAGCTGGCTACAGTTGTGGAACCAGAAGAATGTAA